From Dreissena polymorpha isolate Duluth1 chromosome 15, UMN_Dpol_1.0, whole genome shotgun sequence, a single genomic window includes:
- the LOC127861146 gene encoding uncharacterized protein LOC127861146, which translates to MPDKKQILSFAVIGIAVLNVLFCILALALPDWHDGPFSSFGLWRVCSFSLCASFPADVEDWMKAVRAFAFLGLFAMIGATVTFVLQTFIMKDKPVFAYLTIGLSAACGCFEIIAFAIFADRVKVDDYGAGFALCITAWPLAWIVAGLCFLIMRLNKNVANN; encoded by the exons ATGCCGGATAAGAAGCAGATTCTCAGCTTTGCAGTGATTGGGATTGCTGTGTTGAACGTGCTATTCTGTATCTTGGCTCTGGCTCTCCCTGACTGGCATGACGGGCCTTTTTCGTCTTTCGGTCTATGGAGGGTTTGCTCCTTCTCTTTGTGTGCTTCGTTTCCGGCGGATGTAGAAG ATTGGATGAAAGCAGTTCGAGCCTTTGCGTTCCTTGGCCTGTTTGCTATGATTGGGGCGACTGTGACTTTTGTTCTGCAGACGTTTATTATGAAGGACAAACCTGTCTTTGCCTACCTTACAATCGGGCTGTCGGCGGCCTGCG GTTGTTTTGAGATCATTGCTTTCGCCATCTTTGCGGACAGAGTCAAGGTAGATGATTACGGAGCAGGGTTTGCTCTATGCATCACCGCCTGGCCACTCGCTTGGATCGTTGCAGGACTATGTTTTTTAATCATGCGTCTGAACAAAAATGTGGCGAATAACTGA